The proteins below are encoded in one region of uncultured Eubacteriales bacterium:
- a CDS encoding conserved hypothetical protein (Evidence 4 : Homologs of previously reported genes of unknown function) — MMADYFDRFSVLFGKGEVFVNGKPLPLGQCATDILNLNDQVLNEINQRINAFMPSIATLLQEKTDSAACSAQEKLNAVWDLIFTMPLYRELSMDLETSHQLLQLMFSDRAKWDEVLDIHSEGHAMFEQFLNGLEYFPESLRNFRGQVVGILELYLEPLNRRSIDAYAAAYARYFTDMAAAGIFFAESEFEQSFPTQVKFVPIAHPTMDGKVILAEKAEFSYLSHFLYTDFYRGLMAGNTPRRCHNCGKYFLLTEGYNTCYCNNLAPGETERTCRKVGAHRKEAKERASATPAQREYAKAYNRLKARKNRKRMNLDEWNAAVAKAQDLKGQAERGEISNEELRRRLQEL; from the coding sequence ATGATGGCGGATTATTTTGATCGATTCTCTGTCCTCTTTGGCAAGGGCGAAGTGTTTGTGAACGGCAAGCCGTTACCTTTGGGACAGTGCGCCACCGATATTTTGAACCTGAACGATCAGGTACTGAACGAGATCAATCAGCGCATCAATGCGTTCATGCCCTCGATAGCGACCTTGCTTCAAGAAAAAACAGACAGCGCCGCTTGCTCCGCGCAGGAGAAACTGAACGCTGTCTGGGATTTGATTTTTACGATGCCTCTCTATCGGGAGCTATCTATGGATTTGGAGACAAGCCATCAGCTCCTGCAGCTCATGTTTTCCGACAGGGCAAAGTGGGACGAGGTTCTGGATATTCATTCCGAGGGCCACGCCATGTTCGAACAGTTTCTGAACGGGCTGGAGTACTTTCCGGAGAGCCTCCGCAACTTCCGTGGGCAGGTAGTTGGCATACTTGAGCTATACCTCGAACCACTGAATCGGCGGAGCATTGATGCTTATGCGGCGGCTTACGCGCGGTACTTTACCGATATGGCGGCGGCTGGGATATTCTTTGCCGAATCGGAGTTCGAGCAGAGCTTCCCCACTCAGGTGAAGTTTGTTCCCATTGCACACCCCACCATGGACGGCAAGGTCATCCTGGCGGAGAAAGCGGAGTTCTCTTATCTCTCGCACTTCCTCTACACAGACTTCTATCGCGGCCTGATGGCGGGCAACACACCACGCCGCTGCCACAACTGCGGGAAGTATTTTCTGCTCACCGAGGGCTACAACACCTGTTACTGCAACAATCTTGCGCCGGGCGAGACAGAGCGCACCTGCCGCAAGGTGGGCGCACATCGGAAGGAGGCAAAAGAAAGGGCCTCCGCCACTCCCGCCCAGCGGGAGTATGCGAAGGCCTATAATCGCTTGAAAGCGAGAAAGAACAGGAAAAGGATGAACTTGGATGAGTGGAACGCCGCCGTTGCGAAGGCTCAGGATCTGAAAGGGCAGGCGGAGCGGGGAGAAATAAGCAATGAGGAACTGCGTAGGCGGTTGCAGGAGCTTTGA
- a CDS encoding conserved hypothetical protein (Evidence 4 : Homologs of previously reported genes of unknown function), translating to MAMQGEKYSVTQYPISAILGFIEAGAFVIPEIQRPFVWKRSQVRDLIDSLYHGYPTGYLIIWKNPSVKTKDGGSSEGKKILIDGQQRVTALMAAISGKEVLDEDFNSGRIKIAFNPMETEASKQFAVQDASHLKDKKWIPDISEIFNPAFRNRAFEDAYILSNPEADVDAIDDSLTQLKSIANRQIGVIELAYQLGIDEVTEIFIRINSQGKALSQSDFAMSKIAADEKYGGNMLRKAVDYFCHLAVKPEFYPHVEKDSSFMASEYASKIRWLKNDKESIYNPDYGDMLRVSFMHQFGRGKLGDLVSLLAGRDFATRNYKESIAEESFAKLKNGALHFVNEFNFSNFVLAIKGAGFISEKLLNSQMTLDFAYTLYLLLSLGSEIPKNQIKRCVQKWFVMSTLTGRYIGSPETAMDRDLRSIAEKGFTAYFREIEAAVLSESFWRIGLVQNLETSSTNTPAYNTFIAAQIFNGDNSLFLNGTKVADLVTVMGDVHHIFPRNYLKSNGIKEKTKYNQIANYIYLDTQVNISIGDKAPCDYFQTAYAQCNGGEMKFGNITSIDVLTTNLTQNCVPESIFNMNVEHYESFLAERRKLMAAKIEAYYQAL from the coding sequence ATGGCAATGCAAGGAGAGAAGTATTCGGTAACGCAATATCCCATCAGCGCTATCCTCGGCTTTATCGAGGCAGGAGCGTTTGTTATCCCCGAAATTCAGCGGCCATTTGTCTGGAAGCGCAGCCAGGTGCGCGATTTGATCGATTCGCTCTATCATGGTTATCCAACAGGATATCTGATTATCTGGAAGAACCCATCTGTTAAGACGAAGGATGGTGGAAGTTCCGAAGGGAAAAAGATATTGATTGATGGCCAGCAGAGGGTAACCGCGCTCATGGCCGCCATATCCGGCAAGGAAGTGCTGGATGAGGACTTCAATTCCGGAAGAATAAAAATTGCTTTTAATCCTATGGAAACGGAAGCTTCCAAGCAATTTGCCGTGCAGGACGCCTCGCATTTGAAAGACAAGAAATGGATACCGGATATCTCTGAAATTTTCAATCCTGCGTTTCGCAATAGGGCCTTTGAGGATGCGTACATCCTTTCAAATCCGGAGGCGGATGTTGATGCAATTGACGATTCTCTTACGCAGCTGAAATCCATAGCAAATCGGCAGATCGGTGTGATTGAGCTTGCCTATCAGCTTGGTATTGATGAAGTAACCGAAATTTTTATTCGAATCAACTCTCAAGGCAAGGCGCTTAGTCAATCAGATTTTGCCATGTCCAAAATTGCCGCAGACGAGAAATATGGAGGAAATATGCTTCGCAAGGCGGTAGATTACTTTTGCCACCTTGCTGTTAAACCGGAGTTCTATCCCCATGTCGAGAAAGACTCTTCATTTATGGCATCCGAATACGCCTCCAAAATCAGGTGGCTGAAGAACGACAAGGAATCAATTTATAATCCGGATTACGGCGATATGCTTCGCGTTTCCTTCATGCATCAGTTTGGCCGGGGCAAATTGGGCGACCTTGTCAGTTTGCTTGCAGGACGGGATTTCGCTACACGCAATTATAAAGAATCCATTGCCGAAGAATCCTTTGCCAAACTCAAAAACGGCGCACTCCACTTTGTAAATGAATTCAACTTTTCAAACTTTGTACTCGCCATAAAAGGCGCCGGCTTCATATCTGAAAAACTACTTAACTCACAGATGACGCTTGATTTTGCGTACACGCTATATCTCTTACTAAGTCTTGGCAGCGAAATACCAAAAAATCAGATTAAGCGTTGTGTTCAAAAATGGTTCGTCATGTCCACATTGACGGGCAGATACATTGGCTCTCCTGAGACTGCCATGGACAGGGATTTAAGAAGCATAGCGGAGAAAGGATTTACAGCTTATTTCAGAGAAATAGAAGCTGCCGTTTTGTCCGAATCATTTTGGCGCATTGGGCTTGTGCAAAATCTGGAAACATCCTCAACCAATACCCCGGCATATAACACTTTTATTGCAGCGCAGATTTTTAATGGTGACAATTCATTGTTTTTGAATGGGACCAAAGTAGCTGATCTTGTAACGGTTATGGGTGATGTGCACCACATTTTTCCTCGGAACTATCTGAAAAGCAATGGTATTAAAGAAAAAACAAAGTATAACCAGATTGCGAATTATATCTATCTTGACACGCAGGTCAATATATCTATCGGAGACAAAGCCCCATGCGACTATTTTCAAACAGCATATGCTCAATGCAATGGTGGTGAAATGAAATTTGGAAACATTACGAGCATTGATGTATTGACTACAAACCTCACGCAAAATTGTGTGCCAGAAAGTATTTTCAACATGAACGTTGAACATTACGAGTCTTTCCTTGCAGAGAGGCGCAAGCTTATGGCTGCAAAAATTGAAGCGTATTACCAGGCTCTATAA
- a CDS encoding Type I site-specific deoxyribonuclease, HsdR family: MNRRNGTMFNETELEKLVVDTIAKNGWEYIPADQLPRRHSDVLVEPFVRDALIRLNPEIAEQPARADEVIYKLRSLILTVQPHDLVAQNERFKKLVFEENSFPFGKDGRMIPIRFFGTGTKEALALNRYTVTNQWVFPKDDGGKRLDVVVLINGFPVAIGEMKTPTRNAVTWLDGAGDISAYEKSIPQMFVTNVFNFSTEGKCYRYGSVCMPINLWGPWHTARNKHEGTLADVARSVGDMFTPDKVMDIFQFFTLFATDKRYRKYKVICRYQQFEGANLIVERVKAGYPKKGLIWHFQGSGKSLLMVFAAQKLRMTSELRNPTVVIVDDRIDLETQITATFNASDIPNLQSASSKEDLVAFFKGDMRKILITTIFKFGEVDGELNPRDNIILMVDEAHRTQEGNLGEKMRMALPNAFFFGLTGTPINRTDKNTFFTFGATEDKSGYMSRYSFSDSIRDNATLPLHFEAVPVDLHVNQDIVDAAFDEMTESLTKDEKTELAKRVKMEAIMKSPERIRRVCEHIAKHFREKIEPNGFKGQVVCYDRECCLLYKKQLDKLLGEDATTIVMDTNNDKEGRYKDYRRDRDAEGKLLDYFREPNSELKLVIVTSKLLTGFDAPILQVMYLDKPMKDHTLLQAICRTNRVYGQEKSHGLIVDYIGIFDDVAKALDFDEKNVQQVITNIAEVKKQFPTLMAKCLSFFNGVDRTVEGWEGLMAAQECLPTSKEKDKFGADYKVLCRAYEALSPDSFLSPYRADYLWLTKVYESVRPTDGRGGLIWAALGAKTIELVHQNVSVENVREDIDILELDADLIDDFFEHNKEGKKKIKEIEIDLVAKIRKHGKDDKFVRLGERLEDLRERHEQGLVSSIEFLKLLLELAKEAAEAEKEYVPEKEIDKGKAALTELFNSIKNPNTPIIVERIVSDIDAIVKIVRFDGWQNTTAGKQEVTKALRSVIWIKYKLKDKDIFDKAYSYIEMYY; the protein is encoded by the coding sequence ATGAACAGGAGGAACGGCACGATGTTTAATGAAACTGAACTTGAAAAATTAGTGGTGGACACCATTGCAAAAAACGGTTGGGAGTATATCCCCGCCGATCAGTTACCGCGTCGCCATTCAGACGTACTGGTCGAGCCGTTTGTCCGTGACGCATTGATAAGACTCAACCCCGAAATCGCAGAACAGCCCGCCCGCGCCGATGAGGTTATTTATAAGCTGCGCTCTCTGATTTTGACCGTCCAGCCACACGACCTTGTGGCGCAGAACGAGCGGTTCAAGAAACTGGTCTTTGAGGAGAACTCATTCCCCTTTGGCAAGGACGGGCGGATGATTCCGATTCGTTTCTTTGGAACGGGAACGAAAGAGGCGTTGGCGTTAAACCGCTATACCGTGACAAACCAGTGGGTGTTTCCGAAAGACGACGGCGGCAAGCGGCTTGACGTTGTGGTGCTTATCAACGGATTCCCTGTGGCAATCGGCGAAATGAAGACACCTACACGCAATGCCGTGACTTGGCTTGATGGAGCAGGCGATATTTCCGCTTATGAGAAAAGCATACCGCAGATGTTCGTGACGAATGTTTTCAACTTCTCTACCGAAGGCAAATGCTACCGCTACGGCTCGGTGTGTATGCCGATCAACCTATGGGGCCCGTGGCATACTGCCCGCAATAAGCACGAGGGTACTCTCGCCGATGTTGCGCGAAGCGTTGGAGATATGTTCACTCCAGACAAGGTGATGGACATCTTCCAGTTCTTTACGCTGTTTGCCACCGATAAACGTTACCGCAAGTATAAGGTCATCTGCCGCTATCAGCAGTTTGAAGGCGCGAATCTCATTGTGGAGCGTGTAAAGGCGGGATATCCGAAAAAGGGGTTGATTTGGCATTTCCAAGGGAGTGGCAAGTCGCTTCTGATGGTATTTGCCGCGCAGAAATTACGCATGACATCGGAACTTAGAAATCCGACCGTAGTCATTGTGGACGACCGTATCGATCTTGAAACCCAGATAACCGCCACGTTCAATGCTAGTGATATTCCAAACTTGCAATCGGCATCCAGCAAAGAAGACCTGGTCGCATTCTTTAAGGGCGATATGCGAAAGATCCTCATTACAACCATATTCAAGTTTGGTGAGGTGGATGGAGAACTCAATCCCCGTGACAATATTATTCTTATGGTGGACGAGGCGCACCGCACCCAAGAAGGCAACCTCGGTGAGAAAATGAGAATGGCTCTGCCTAATGCTTTCTTCTTTGGGTTGACGGGTACTCCGATTAACCGCACGGATAAAAATACATTCTTTACCTTTGGCGCGACCGAGGATAAGTCGGGCTATATGAGTCGCTACTCGTTCTCCGACTCCATCCGCGACAACGCCACGCTTCCACTCCACTTTGAAGCCGTGCCGGTTGACCTCCATGTCAATCAGGACATTGTTGACGCGGCATTTGACGAAATGACCGAAAGCCTGACCAAAGACGAGAAAACAGAACTTGCCAAACGCGTAAAGATGGAAGCAATCATGAAATCGCCAGAGCGCATACGCAGGGTGTGCGAACACATCGCCAAGCATTTTCGTGAGAAGATAGAGCCAAACGGCTTTAAGGGACAAGTGGTCTGCTACGACCGTGAGTGCTGCCTGCTATACAAGAAACAACTTGATAAGTTGCTCGGTGAGGATGCCACCACCATTGTAATGGATACGAACAATGACAAAGAGGGGCGGTATAAGGACTATCGCCGTGATCGTGACGCAGAGGGAAAATTGCTCGATTACTTCCGCGAGCCAAACAGCGAGTTGAAGCTGGTCATCGTCACATCCAAGTTGCTCACGGGATTTGACGCGCCAATTTTGCAGGTGATGTACCTCGATAAGCCAATGAAAGACCATACGCTGTTGCAGGCAATCTGCCGCACCAACCGCGTTTATGGGCAGGAGAAGTCCCACGGCTTGATTGTGGACTATATCGGGATATTTGATGATGTGGCAAAGGCTCTGGATTTTGACGAGAAGAACGTACAGCAAGTGATAACGAATATCGCCGAGGTGAAAAAACAATTCCCGACATTGATGGCCAAGTGCCTGTCCTTCTTCAACGGCGTTGACCGTACCGTCGAAGGTTGGGAGGGGCTTATGGCAGCGCAGGAGTGTCTTCCAACCTCAAAAGAAAAAGACAAGTTCGGCGCGGACTATAAAGTGCTGTGCCGTGCCTATGAAGCATTGTCGCCGGATTCTTTTCTGTCTCCGTACCGCGCCGATTATCTATGGTTGACCAAGGTCTATGAGTCGGTTCGTCCGACTGACGGGCGCGGGGGCTTGATTTGGGCAGCGTTGGGTGCGAAGACCATAGAACTGGTTCACCAGAATGTGAGTGTGGAAAATGTCCGCGAGGACATAGACATTCTCGAGCTGGACGCGGACCTGATTGACGATTTCTTTGAACATAACAAAGAGGGTAAAAAGAAAATCAAGGAAATTGAAATCGACCTTGTAGCGAAAATCCGCAAGCATGGCAAGGACGACAAGTTCGTCAGACTTGGCGAGCGACTTGAGGATTTGCGAGAGCGGCACGAGCAAGGGCTTGTATCGAGCATAGAGTTTTTGAAACTCCTGCTTGAACTCGCCAAAGAGGCCGCGGAAGCCGAAAAGGAATATGTACCGGAAAAGGAGATTGACAAAGGCAAGGCGGCATTGACCGAACTGTTCAACAGCATAAAGAACCCAAACACGCCGATTATAGTGGAGCGGATTGTCTCCGACATCGACGCTATTGTCAAAATCGTGCGTTTCGACGGTTGGCAAAACACCACAGCGGGAAAGCAAGAAGTCACCAAAGCCCTGCGGAGCGTGATTTGGATTAAATATAAACTAAAAGATAAGGACATCTTCGACAAGGCGTATAGTTACATCGAAATGTATTATTGA
- a CDS encoding Restriction endonuclease S subunits yields MRHKFGDIAVNSTAKKKPTPADKDIYLGLEHLDSGNLTVTRFGSEIAPIGEKILMKKGDVLFGKRRAYQKKVAIAPFDGIFSAHGMVLRPKTGVVTERFFPLFIASDYFLDAAIKISVGSLSPTINWSALKELEFNLPPLDEQDSLAEVLWAMIETRNAYKRLISLTDDLVKSQFVEMFGDPVMNNKGWDVKRLDQIAGTRLGKMLDAKQQTGKNRFPYLANFNVQWFKFDLEKLNVMDFDEVDRGEFALKYGDLLVCEGGEVGRTAIWKNEIEDCFFQKAIHRVRCHQGACIPEYLAWVMYQKATMTNFDGLVSSATIAHLTGEKLKGLLVQVPPLSLQTRFADFVRQADKSKFVAWEATKAAIQSATMMMTPLFGALEHWKTQYEQEERHDV; encoded by the coding sequence ATGCGGCATAAATTTGGTGACATCGCCGTCAACAGCACGGCAAAAAAGAAACCGACACCGGCTGATAAAGACATATACTTGGGCCTTGAACATCTCGACAGCGGAAATTTGACCGTAACACGATTCGGCTCGGAGATCGCCCCAATTGGCGAAAAAATACTGATGAAAAAGGGAGATGTTTTGTTCGGCAAACGACGAGCCTATCAGAAAAAAGTGGCAATCGCTCCATTCGACGGGATTTTCTCCGCCCACGGGATGGTTCTTCGCCCGAAAACGGGCGTTGTAACTGAGCGGTTCTTTCCATTGTTCATCGCTTCGGACTATTTTCTCGATGCAGCAATAAAGATTTCGGTCGGTTCGCTTTCGCCTACTATAAACTGGAGCGCATTAAAGGAGTTGGAGTTCAATCTGCCGCCGCTTGATGAACAAGATTCGCTTGCAGAAGTCCTCTGGGCGATGATTGAGACGAGAAATGCCTATAAAAGGCTGATTTCGTTAACCGACGACCTTGTGAAGTCTCAATTTGTCGAGATGTTTGGGGATCCGGTTATGAATAATAAAGGGTGGGACGTGAAACGCCTTGACCAGATAGCTGGTACACGGCTTGGCAAGATGTTGGACGCAAAGCAGCAGACAGGCAAGAATCGCTTTCCGTATCTTGCGAATTTTAATGTTCAATGGTTTAAATTTGACTTGGAAAAGCTAAATGTGATGGATTTCGACGAGGTGGACAGAGGCGAATTTGCCCTTAAGTACGGTGATTTGCTTGTTTGTGAGGGCGGCGAAGTTGGCCGGACAGCTATTTGGAAGAACGAAATAGAAGATTGCTTTTTCCAAAAGGCTATTCACCGTGTTAGATGTCATCAAGGTGCCTGCATCCCTGAATACTTGGCTTGGGTTATGTATCAGAAAGCAACTATGACCAACTTTGATGGACTGGTCTCAAGCGCGACAATCGCCCACTTGACGGGCGAAAAGCTGAAAGGGCTGCTGGTGCAGGTCCCCCCGCTTTCCCTCCAAACCCGCTTCGCAGACTTCGTCCGGCAGGCCGACAAATCAAAATTTGTCGCATGGGAAGCGACCAAAGCGGCGATACAATCTGCGACCATGATGATGACCCCGCTCTTTGGAGCCTTAGAGCATTGGAAAACCCAGTATGAACAGGAGGAACGGCACGATGTTTAA